The Prunus persica cultivar Lovell chromosome G7, Prunus_persica_NCBIv2, whole genome shotgun sequence genome has a segment encoding these proteins:
- the LOC18770626 gene encoding NAC transcription factor 29, giving the protein MMKNPESSLPPGFRFHPTDEELILHYLTKKVASTPLPVSIIAEVDIYKFDPWELPAKAAFGEKEWYFFSPRDRKYPNGARPNRAAASGYWKATGTDKTIVASLGGRQNVGVKKALVFYKGRPPKGIKTNWIMHEYRLPENPNNYTTTTKTMKLKDLSMRLDDWVLCRIYKKSNVSSSAAVPPIDHEEEVEEEEDFLHDVLLPSLKSPLPGLGHNMSTNNTGLKPQKSSSFSNLLDVMDYSLLTSFLADGQYSNPTGTGLQSTPNRFPCSGTTGLDQKPLFINDYSNISSSSSSNSHLLQKLPQFNGLNLPGIPSTENRLKRHDHPIADDHGLLYPSKKYVNSNCSFNNATIQSDNISQGHLLNHSLLNHQQLVLSSPQFQFQE; this is encoded by the exons atgaTGAAAAACCCAGAATCAAGCCTGCCACCAGGGTTTAGGTTCCACCCCACAGATGAAGAGCTCATCCTTCACTACCTTACAAAGAAGGTGGCCTCCACACCCTTACCCGTTTCCATCATCGCGGAAGTTGATATCTACAAGTTTGATCCATGGGAATTACCAG CCAAAGCTGCGTTTGGTGAGAAAGAATGGTACTTCTTTAGTCCTAGAGATCGCAAGTACCCGAATGGCGCAAGGCCAAACAGGGCAGCCGCGTCAGGGTACTGGAAGGCAACAGGAACAGATAAGACGATTGTGGCGTCATTAGGAGGACGCCAGAACGTTGGTGTGAAGAAGGCTCTTGTCTTCTACAAGGGAAGACCCCCTAAAGGAATCAAGACCAACTGGATCATGCATGAATATCGCCTTCCAGAGAATCCAAACAActacaccaccaccaccaaaaccATGAAGCTCAAAGATTTATCCATGAGG tTGGATGATTGGGTTCTCTGTCGAATCTACAAGAAGTCCAACGTCTCAAGTTCAGCAGCGGTGCCGCCAATCGAtcatgaagaagaagttgaagaagaagaagattttcTCCATGATGTCCTGTTACCAAGCCTGAAAAGTCCCCTTCCCGGCCTTGGTCACAACATGAGTACTAATAATACTGGTCTCAAGCCCCAGaaatcttcttccttctccaaCTTACTAGACGTCATGGACTACTCATTACTCACTAGTTTTCTGGCGGATGGCCAATACTCTAACCCAACTGGAACCGGACTCCAATCAACTCCGAATAGGTTTCCCTGTTCCGGGACTACTGGTTTAGACCAGAAACCGCTGTTCATTAATGACTATTCCAatatcagcagcagcagcagcagcaacagtcATTTGCTTCAAAAGCTCCCTCAATTCAATGGTTTGAACTTGCCAGGAATCCCAAGCACCGAAAACCGGCTCAAGCGCCATGATCATCCAATTGCAGATGATCATGGTCTACTATACCCATCAAAGAAATACGTCAATTCTAATTGCAGTTTCAATAACGCAACGATTCAGTCCGACAATATCTCTCAAGGACACTTACTCAACCATTCATTGTTGAATCATCAGCAATTAGTATTGAGTAGTCCTCAGTTCCAGTTTCAAgaataa
- the LOC18770215 gene encoding apyrase 2 — translation MLKRPGGRGIGMGNPQYDSFSDKMYRYRSVLLVISVPLLLLTMVLYVMPGGGGGGGELSTTVTTNRNHRKLPPKTSYAVIFDAGSSGSRVHVFCFDHNLQLLPIGKDLELFLHVEPGLSFYAKDPRSAAESLTGLLDKAESAVPKDLRSFTPVRVGATAGLRALEGDASDRILQAVRDLLKERSSLSSKPDSVTVIDGTQEGSFQWVTINYLLGNVGKKYSDTVGVVDLGGGSVQMAYAISEADAAKAPRLSDGDDSYVREMTLKGTKYNLYVHSYLHYGLLAARAEILKVSDDSGNPCILAGYNGSYKYGGQIYKASASSSGSSVEGCMRVAMKALKVNEATCTHMKCTFGGVWNGGGGDGQRNLFVASFFFDRAAEAGFVNPNEPVAKVRPGNFEEAAKRACETKLEDAKSAYPDVKQDNLPFLCMDLVYQFTLLVNGFGLDPWQEITLVKKVKYNNALVEAAWPLGSAIEAVSSL, via the exons ATGCTCAAGCGTCCCGGCGGAAGAGGAATCGGCATGGGCAATCCCCAATACGACTCCTTCTCCGACAAAATGTACAGATACAGGAGCGTCCTCCTCGTCATCTCTGtccctctcctcctcctcaccaTGGTGCTCTACGTCATGcccggcggcggcggcggagGCGGCGAGCTGTCCACCACCGTCACCACCAACCGCAACCACCGCAAGCTGCCTCCCAAGACCTCTTATGCCGTGATCTTTGACGCCGGCAGCTCCGGCAGCCGCGTCCACGTCTTCTGCTTCGACCACAACCTCCAGCTCCTCCCCATCGGCAAGGATCTCGAGCTCTTCCTTCATGTCGAGCCTGGCTTGAGCTTTTATGCCAAGGACCCTCGCTCTGCTGCCGAGTCCCTCACTGGGCTTCTCGACAAGGCCGAAAGCGCTGTCCCAAAAGACCTGCGCTCCTTCACTCCCGTCCGCGTTGGGGCTACTGCTGGCTTGAGGGCTTTGGAGGGCGATGCTTCTGACCGCATTCTCCAAGCC GTTCGGGATCTGCTGAAAGAAAGAAGCAGCCTCAGCTCCAAACCCGATTCCGTCACTGTTATTGATGGAACTCAAGAGGGTTCCTTCCAGTGG GTGACAATAAACTATCTACTGGGAAATGTTGGGAAGAAATATTCAGATACTGTTGGTGTAGTCGATCTTGGGGGTGGATCTGTTCAAATGGCTTATGCCATTTCAGAGGCAGATGCCGCAAAGGCACCGAGGTTATCAGATGGAGATGATTCGTATGTAAGAGAAATGACTCTTAAAGGAACAAAATATAACCTCTATGTTCACag tTACTTGCATTACGGGTTACTAGCAGCTCGAGCTGAGATTTTAAAGGTTTCTGACGATTCTGGCAACCCCTGCATCTTAGCTGGATATAATG GTTCTTACAAATATGGAGGACAAATTTATAAAGCGTCAGCTTCCTCATCTGGATCAAGTGTTGAGGGGTGCATGAGGGTAGCTATGAAGGCACTCAAAGTAAATGAAGCAACATGTACCCACATGAAGTGCACCTTTGGCGGGGTATGGAATGGTGGAGGAGGGGATGGACAACGGAACCTTTTTGttgcttcatttttctttgacaGAGCTGCTGAG GCTGGCTTTGTTAACCCAAACGAACCTGTTGCCAAAGTTCGCCCTGGGAACTTTGAGGAGGCAGCTAAGCGTGCTTGTGAAACTAAACTTGAGGATGCTAAATCCGCTTATCCAGATGTTAAGCAGGACAATCTGCCGTTCTTGTGCATGGATCTTGTTTACCAATTTACATTGCTTGTAAATGGATTTG GTCTAGATCCGTGGCAAGAGATTACATTGGTGAAGAAGGTCAAGTATAATAACGCCTTGGTTGAAGCAGCATGGCCACTGGGCAGTGCCATAGAGGCTGTGTCCTCATTATAA
- the LOC18769174 gene encoding pentatricopeptide repeat-containing protein At5g15010, mitochondrial: protein MMRNMARIKSLYTILLHKPTPSHASVFMSIAAAFALKQVPALSSAPTHSFTPVVFLWSSSTSSPHSKLQSSDDGSSTANSKFVSRHDDVDDDDQDLDDGDLRLSGSHRGDEGLAGDVKSIVNILSLRKSLGSEMTRKLDECCIAASSELVVEVLSRVRNDWESAFAFFLWAGKQPGYAHSLREYHCMISIMGKMRKFDTAWGLIDEMRGLSLVTPHTLLIMIRKYSCVHDVGKAINTFYAYKRFNLVAGMDDFHGLLSALCRYKNVQEAEQLLFCNRNVFPFNTKSFNIILNGWCNIIVSPREAERVWTEMSKRGVVHDAVSYSCLISCYSKASNINRVLKLFDRMKAMKIEADRKVYNALIYALGKRRLLKEAINLVKTMQDKGIAPNVVTYNSLIKPLCKAGKIDEARHILDDMLQRGHLPTIQTYHAFFRILRTGEKVFELLEMMKYTGCHPNTDTYIMLIRKFCRWRQLDHVFKLWSEMSENGVNPDRSSYIVLIHGLFLNGKLEEAYKYYMEMKEKQYLPEPSTEEMLQSWLSGKQISTFQTTDKEGVQLDCSQPDMKTSVISNKSHQEKDFLRQPETRKVVRERGFSFWEQ, encoded by the coding sequence ATGATGCGAAACATGGCCAGAATAAAATCCCTGTATACGATTTTGCTACATAAACCAACGCCTAGCCATGCCTCTGTTTTTATGTCCATTGCTGCTGCCTTTGCCTTGAAGCAAGTCCCGGCTTTATCTTCAGCTCCAACGCATTCTTTTACTCCGGTGGTCTTCCTTTGGTCTTCTTCTACTAGCAGCCCACACTCGAAGTTGCAGAGCTCAGATGATGGCAGTTCCACAGCTAATAGCAAATTTGTTTCCCGTCATGATGATGTTGACGACGACGACCAGGACTTAGACGACGGCGACTTGAGACTCTCCGGTTCACATAGGGGTGATGAGGGTCTTGCTGGAGATGTAAAAAGCATTGTGAATATATTAAGTCTGCGAAAATCGTTGGGGTCTGAGATGACAAGGAAGCTTGATGAATGTTGCATAGCAGCCTCATCAGAGCTGGTGGTGGAAGTTCTTTCACGCGTTCGCAACGATTGGGAATCGGCATTTGCCTTCTTCCTCTGGGCTGGAAAGCAGCCAGGCTACGCTCATTCGCTGCGCGAATATCATTGCATGATCTCCATTATGGGCAAAATGAGAAAGTTTGACACTGCCTGGGGTTTGATTGATGAAATGAGAGGTTTGTCACTTGTCACTCCTCACACTCTCTTGATCATGATTAGAAAATATTCTTGTGTACATGATGTTGGGAAGGCTATCAACACTTTCTACGCTTATAAACGCTTTAACTTGGTGGCTGGGATGGATGACTTCCATGGCCTTCTCTCCGCCCTTTGCCGCTACAAAAATGTACAAGAAGCTGAGCAATTGCTATTCTGCAACAGAAATGTCTTCCCCTTTAACACCAAGAGCTTTAACATTATCCTCAATGGTTGGTGCAATATCATTGTAAGTCCCCGTGAGGCCGAGAGAGTTTGGACTGAGATGAGCAAGAGAGGTGTTGTGCACGATGCTGTCTCGTATTCATGTCTCATATCTTGCTATTCAAAAGCCTCTAACATTAACAGGGTTCTCAAGCTCTTCGATCGGATGAAGGCAATGAAGATTGAGGCGGATAGGAAAGTTTACAATGCACTCATTTACGCTCTTGGAAAGCGCAGGCTCCTGAAAGAGGCTATCAATCTCGTGAAAACAATGCAAGACAAGGGTATTGCTCCCAATGTTGTCACTTATAATTCGCTCATCAAACCTCTCTGCAAGGCCGGGAAAATTGATGAGGCTAGACACATCCTTGATGACATGTTGCAGCGAGGCCATCTTCCCACAATTCAGACTTACCATGCCTTCTTCCGTATTTTGAGGACTGGAGAGAAAGTGTTTGAGCTCTTGGAGATGATGAAATACACAGGTTGCCACCCAAATACTGATACCTACATAATGTTGATTCGAAAATTTTGTCGATGGCGCCAGCTTGATCACGTGTTCAAGTTGTGGAGTGAAATGAGTGAGAATGGAGTCAATCCTGATCGTAGCTCATATATTGTGCTGATACATGGGCTCTTTTTGAATGGAAAGTTGGAGGAAGcctacaaatattatatggAGATGAAAGAGAAACAGTATTTACCAGAACCAAGCACAGAAGAGATGCTTCAGTCATGGCTGTCTGGTAAGCAGATTTCCACATTCCAGACAACTGATAAAGAAGGAGTTCAACTGGACTGTAGTCAGCCAGACATGAAAACTAGTGTAATATCCAATAAATCTCATCAGGAAAAAGATTTCCTTCGGCAACCTGAAACTAGGAAAGTTGTAAGGGAGCgggggttttctttttgggagCAGTAG
- the LOC18769554 gene encoding syntaxin-related protein KNOLLE encodes MNDLMTKSFTNYVDLKKEAMKDLDLEAGHNNVEMSSSTTHMHTDLGLFLEEAEKVKQEMGSVRDILGRLQQANEESKSLHKSEALQSLRSRINADIMTVLKKTRTIRSQLEDMDRANAANRRLSAYKEGTPIYRTRIAVTNGLRKKLKELMMDFQGLRQRMMTEYKETVGRRYFTVTGEHPDEEVIEKIISNGDGNGGEEFLGKAIQEHGRGKVLETVVEIQDRHDAAKEIEKSLLELHQIFLDMAVMVEAQGEQMDDIEHHVMNASHYVKDGTKHLRTAKGYQRSSRKWMCIGVIILLLLILVIVIPIATSFANS; translated from the coding sequence ATGAACGACCTGATGACAAAATCCTTCACCAACTATGTGGATCTAAAGAAAGAGGCTATGAAAGATTTGGACCTTGAAGCTGGGCATAATAATGTGGAGATGTCATCTTCCACGACCCATATGCACACCGACCTTGGTCTGTTCTTGGAAGAGGCCGAGAAGGTGAAGCAGGAGATGGGTTCTGTCCGGGACATTCTGGGCCGTCTACAGCAAGCCAACGAAGAGAGCAAGTCCCTCCACAAGTCTGAGGCTTTGCAGTCCTTGCGCAGCAGAATTAATGCGGACATTATGACGGTGCTGAAGAAAACCAGGACTATCAGATCTCAGCTGGAGGACATGGACCGCGCCAACGCCGCCAACAGGAGGCTCTCCGCCTACAAAGAAGGCACCCCGATTTACAGGACCAGAATTGCCGTCACCAACGGACTGCGAAAGAAGCTCAAGGAGCTTATGATGGATTTCCAGGGCCTGAGGCAGAGGATGATGACCGAGTACAAGGAGACTGTGGGGAGACGCTACTTCACGGTGACTGGAGAGCACCCGGATGAGGAGGTTATCGAAAAGATCATCTCGAATGGGGATGGAAACGGCGGCGAGGAGTTTCTTGGGAAGGCCATACAAGAGCATGGGAGGGGAAAGGTGCTGGAAACTGTGGTGGAGATACAGGACAGGCACGACGCGGCGAAGGAGATTGAGAAGAGCCTGCTGGAGCTGCATCAGATATTCTTAGACATGGCTGTGATGGTGGAGGCTCAGGGAGAGCAGATGGATGATATTGAACACCATGTCATGAACGCTTCCCACTATGTGAAGGATGGAACCAAACATCTGAGGACTGCCAAGGGATACCAGAGGAGCAGCAGGAAGTGGATGTGTATTGGAGTCATAATCCTGCTCCTGCTCATTCTTGTCATTGTCATCCCCATTGCCACTAGCTTCGCTAATTCTTGA
- the LOC18769110 gene encoding aquaporin SIP1-2 codes for MGAIKAAVGDTMLTFLWISCASMLGLATSFIANAVGVQDLPWPPLFITTALVFVLVFVFTFLGDALGGASFNPTGTASFYAAGLGADTLLSMALRFPAQAFGAVGGVLAINEVMPHQYKHMLGGPSLKVDVHTGAIVEGVLTFVISFLVLIIILKGPRSPVLKMLLLSVVTVTLVVSGSVYTGPSMNPANAFGWAYLNNWHNTWEQFYVYWICPFIGAILAGWIFRAVFPPLLAKGKKKKAKKA; via the exons ATGGGTGCGATTAAGGCAGCTGTTGGAGACACTATGCTCACCTTCTTGTGGATTTCCTGCGCATCGATGCTTGGACTAGCCACCAGCTTCATCGCAAATGCTGTTGGGGTTCAGGACCTTCCATGGCCGCCTCTTTTCATCACCACCGCCCTTGTCTTCGTCCTTGTATTTGTCTTCACCTTCCTCGGAGACGCCTTGGGTGGGGCCAGCTTCAACCCCACTGGCACTGCCTCCTTTTACGCCGCCGGCCTTGGCGCCGACACCCTCCTCTCCATGGCCCTCCGCTTCCCTGCTCAG GCTTTCGGTGCTGTGGGTGGAGTACTAGCTATTAACGAGGTCATGCCACATCAGTACAAGCACATGCTTGGAGGGCCTTCATTAAAAGTTGACGTGCATACTGGAGCTATCGTTGAGGGGGTATTGACTTTCGTAATATCCTTTCTTGTCCTTATAATCATACTCAAGGGTCCTCGTAGCCCAGTTTTGAAGATGTTGCTACTTTCTGTGGTCACTGTCACATTGGTTGTCTCCGGTTCTGTCTATACCGGCCCTTCAATGAATCCAGCCAAT GCATTTGGTTGGGCATATCTAAACAATTGGCACAACACATGGGAGCAGTTTTATGTTTATTGGATTTGCCCTTTCATAGGAGCAATATTGGCTGGTTGGATCTTCCGAGCTGTCTTTCCCCCCCTACTTGCCAAaggcaaaaagaagaaggccaAGAAGGCCTGA